Part of the Henckelia pumila isolate YLH828 chromosome 2, ASM3356847v2, whole genome shotgun sequence genome is shown below.
actttttcacacatttcgagcttttcgaactataatatccgaatagttcacgaatatgtTCAAATATCTTgaaccgaactcgaacttcatttcaagCCGACCTCAagccaaaatatttaaaattatcgaACGTCGAATCGAGCATTCCGTTCGTTTGCATCCCTAATCATGACCCAtaactaaaaattcaaagagGAAATTTACCATACAAAAAGAAGATTTTTTGGcattaaaaatagaaatcatATTAGTATATTACATATACAAAGTGAATTTTGCCTACAAATGATGTGGACTCCATAACAACTATATACAAATTCCCTTTTTTCACATGTATTTTTCCTCCACGAAATACCAAAACTAAACCCGAAAATCGCCAACTATTGCAACAAGCTTCCCTCTTCTCATCTCCTATACTTACACCATTACAAAGAAGGGTAGCTCTCATACATACCTAAAAGGCCCTTACATAACTTATTTTTCTTCCTACACAACTTCTCTCATATACTTACACAAGAAGCATTCCCTTAGTTACAAGACACTCAAAGAAACATAATCGTATATACACTAGACAAAATGATCAATATGACTGATTCCCCCTTGTACTCGTCGATATGACCAAAAATTCGTGATGTCGTGTTTAAGGTTATGTGATTTAAGCCAAGGCAGAGATGCTATGGTTACGCCTATCCCTGTCGAGGCAATCGAATCCCTCGACACGAATGGTGGGGCTGCTACCAAAGTTAGCACAGACGAATCCGCCTTTCCGATTGGAAGATGGGGATGGTCCGAGCCCTGATGAGGCCTGGATGGCTCGTGGAGAAACCGGGGCGAATCTCTCGTCCCCGAATCGTGAATCTTGAATTAGTGGGTTAGATACTCGGCTCGGCGGTGACCCTGAAAAAAACGGGGGCGACGAGGCGTACTGTGTGACTGATTGTTCAGCGCAACCACCCTGCAAATTGATTGGATGCCAAATTCTTGTTAGATCTAACCTAACAACTAACAAGAAATATACATCAAACCATTTTCTTGCATCAAGTGATTGTATAGGCTCGAGAATGGTCAGAAAAAGTGGCATTTTCGTGTTCACGTGATTAAGACATGAACTTTGTTTTAGGCCACAAACAAGTAGTGGTGTGTTAGTTAAGCTTAGTTAACCAAAATCATGTGTTTCTCCTACGACTTCACTTCTTCAAGAAATACTCTCCACACAAAATTAATGATCCATCTAATCCTCAAACTAACAAAAAACTaagttttaaatttgtttttcaaGAAACAAACCTTTGTGAGGATGATGTCCAGCAGCTCGTTTCCAGCTTTTACATCACAAATTTCTTGCTGATAGCTGTTGAAAAAATCAAtacataattaatataaaaaaatcaaagaaataatCGTATAATAAATAGAGTAAAAGGGCAGTAAAGTATAATTATAAACCTGACATGCCATCTGCGAGACCTCATGGAAGAAGGGTCGTTAACCGTGGCTCCGATGCGGCTGAGCCGCCGTGGCTTTGGGCAAACCACCGTGGCATTCTTCATCTCATCGGAGGAAACAAAGCTGTTGCGCTGGATCGAACACCGATTCATTTTCCTCTTCcaagattttgaaaaattcctTGAAACCTGATCGATAATTTCAAAGAAAGCTCAGATCTTGAGTTCTTGAGCAGGAAAAACATGATTTGAACACACATAAACAGTAGATGTGAAAGCAATCTCACATAAatcttaaattctaaaaaacaACAGTGGTGGATAAATAAATAGTTTAATTTTGGTTTACTTGTTTCAAATCGAGATTTGGTCAACTGGGGAGAAGATGAAAAGCTAAGAAACGAGCCGCCGGCTTAGGTTTTTGACTTTTTCACTAGGTTAAATATACATACTTTTCAAGgaaacaaaatattatttaattaactcAACAAGAAACCCATTCAGATCTGTTATAGGAATCGAAAATTTGGTTTTTTATGTTCTAAATCATTCGAGGCATAACAGATCAAACGAAAGAAATCCTCGTGACTCAAAGATTTTCCATGTGGGAAGTATGGCCTTTTCTTGGAATTTCAGaaaaattttgcagaaaaaataGCTGGCAGTATGGAGAAATTACTGAATACATAATCAAAACTACAATTTAAAAAATCCTCCCATCTGCGCAGATCCGCAAAATATCATTGAAAGCAGCTGCAAGAAAACAAATCAAGCTCCTACTTTTATGATCAAAGACTTAATTTTTTTTCGaaacaaaattttcaagatTAAACCCACACCAATAATTGTAAAATTTGAAGCAAAATCCCATCTGGGACATCTCAAAATTCTTCAGAAATGACTAAAAAAAGCTTTTTTTTTCCCAGAATCAGCCCACCAACTTCATAGCTAAGCAGAGGCGAAGAGACGGCCAAGTACAGAGAAATAAAGATCGAATTTACCTGAAAGATCTGTACAAAATTGTGTATGATTCCTCCAAACGGGAGGATTCAAACTAGAAAAGCAGAAACAAAAGAGAAATAAATAACCaagaaagagaaaaaaaaaatccaatggGGGTAAACGGTCAGACTCGTAGGAAGGTTCGCTATGAAGGGGTCACATGGAATTTATAAGCAGAAACAGGAGAAAAGGTGTTGAATTGGAAAAAAGGAGATATTTAGGGGCTAATCCGTAATTTCAATATCGTGCATGGGAGACAACAACTGAGACAAAAGTCTGAAATAAGTAAAGTGACCCTACTTGTGCCATTGAAATATAATAACGATAATAGTAAAtaaatagaatttaattagtataaattattataattatttattttttattttatatttatttattattgcaAGTTAATATTCACATTTATTAAACAAAAACCAACGGTCCAATGCACTAAAGACCCTTTCGTTTAGTCAATGATCTTTTAGCCGGTTTAGTTCAACTTATTTTatggatattattttattatgagaTCTAATAATTTATGATTTGTTATgtcaattttataatattaattatgcaCGTGTATTGAGATGTTGATTTGGTATTACTCATATGGTAGAATTTCATTAACCCTTTTAGCCTAGTGAGAAGAGGTGAGGCCTAAAAATCATTTAGGCCCAGTTTGATATCAAATGCCAgaccaaaaaatattttttaaaaaaaaaatgtttttttttagtttataaggtgtttggatggtcatttaagtgcttaaaaagcatattttaaagtcaaatttagatttttttcagaaaccaaaaattaaaacttaaaaagcaatttttttaaaaaaaaatgtctatgaACATCTAAAAtgcataagaaaataaaaaaacaaccgTTGGATTTAACATATGGGCAGTGCCCATATGGTAGCATAGATTCTTCCCTGTATTGATCTCATGCATGGGGCTTCGCAACCAATCGGCCGCATCCTGCTTAGATTGCGTCAGGAATCACTTACATCACTCTTCTTAAGTGCTCTTTTATGGCTGATAGTAGGGGTGATCAAACTTTATAAAAAAATCTCTCAAACCGATCGATCCGAACCGCACCATATCGctaattgtaatttttttgaCTAAAATCGCGAATGAAAAATAAACAATCAAACTGCACCGCATATAATGGTGTGATGGTAATTTGAATGAAAAATGGTGTCGACCGCACCGCTTAATGTTTTACTATTTATGATcgagttttatattatttattatatatttaacattaaacaacttgtaaataaaacacaatttttttagaatttttgtCCAAATTTGACTCAATTATACACAAtgttcaaaataataatattaaattcatgatgctacaaaaaaacttaaatataataatcgaaacttgaggaattaaaaattaatgatattaattcacatttaaatttattttttaatattctcATTCATGATGCATGCACATTTAAGGAAAAAATTGGAGGctggaaaaaaatatatttttaaaactattttgtaaacaaaaaaattagtatatgagcaaaattaaatattaaataaaatttaatttcatcTCACTATTTTAACTGTAGTCAAATAATCCattatattttctcaattgtCAACCATAAGTATTTTTCCCTTGAAAACttcgaaatttttttgaaataagtAATACCAATTATTTGCtaaaatgttaatttttttctttgtgATTGATATTGTTTTGAATAAGATTGCAtggttcaattattttttaattctataatattattttacataatttagattatatttttatttgaaagacattcttgttaattatttatttatttatttattattatcattattcttattagtattattaacttaattttagcttctattttattaaaaaaaaatttttatttgtaagttttttttcaTTACTTGTTCATAAGAAAAAACCATATAACCGTCCGAAACCGACCGAAACCGCCCGAAACCGTATAtgcatttttatatttaaaaaaaccgtgatcaaaaaatttttttcaaacCAAACCATACATCACAATTCGGTTTGAATTTAGTGATACAATCGCTCAAACTGCACCGTGATCACCCCTAGCTGATAGAGTACTCTTCTTGGACTATGTTGTGTCTAGTGTTGGCCTAGTTGTGGATCAATCCAAGATTGACGTGCTACGTGATTAGCCTCCACCGtggatgtagtgacccaacccggaatcACTAACTGATCAAAAcgtaagcatgcaattaacttaaagcACGATAATTTAAAACAAACAGCGAAAACTAGAACCAAAATACAACGCCGCCGCAGAACAATCGGGATAAAATCAAATAGtattatacaaccccatcgaaaaTAATAGTTATAAAATCCGAACTATCAACCTGATACAGGAAAAGATAAGGTCAACGGAACCACTTTAGCTCACCTACGCTACCTCCGAGCCCATCCAACCTTAGTCCTGTCTCATTTAATAGGGTGTCCAACACAAAATAATAAGGACATAACCATAAAACGCTCAATACAAAATTACGAATATACATGTACCATGCATGCATAATGAAATATGACGGGTACGGAAAACCTATCCAAAACACTACTCAGTCAAGGCGCCATGATATGTAGCGCGTTGGgctgtcgcatcaggaggtgactcTCATACCATAAAATTGTGGATATAACTGGATCCAAGTCCAtggaaatccatccactaaaatACGAGGCTGAGTGACCCCTACTATATGCTATGCAAAGCAAGGCATAAAGCTCAACGTGTACATGTttgcaacataatatcaatgcacataataatgccacagaaaacatacaaacataatacatgtatattcaacctgatatctcggataatacgtccGTACCTTAATCTCAGCAATAAGAGCAACCTAGCAAATCCTGCTCACTAGTCCCGGCTATAATCACATATACACTATATCACTTATAGAGCtataaaatccttaactaaactattacAAACTCCTTAATCTTTATAAGGATCCACAGTTATATTTTGTGTTTGTCGGCAGCCCGCTGGTGACGATTGCctccaaaacttaggcacaacttTGCCACACCCCGGTAGGTGCCTTCTATCGATAGGCCCTCGAAACAATGCCCATAAAAGCCCCCAAAATTGACTAGGAAGAGCTAGGGACGAGAGAGAGAATAGGGAAATGAGCATTTGAAAATCGGATTCTTGGCCTTTATTTATAAACTGAGATCGGAACTTTCTATtgcacgatcggagcttccaaactctctCCGCCAACCACGTGTTTGGCTTCTAGAGGACGCTTGTCGACAGTAGATCGAAGCTTTAAATCCcacttcagagcttccgatctccatgATGTCACTGCTTACAAAATTCTTGGACAACTGGCACTCGGtgacaatcggagcttccgatcgctcttcggagcttccgatcatacCAGATCTTCCGAACCCAAAACTATGGTTCCGATCAccttggagcttccgaactctgttcgaaacgtccgatccttcCAAAGTTCAAAGCTCTACTGGACTATTCTTGATCGTTCCGAATTCATTCCTTAATTCCTCAAAACCATCAGAttatctcttaatcatgttttagccAATTAAACATACGGGTAATGCTACGTGTACACAAAGTCTTATACGTTGGGTTACACATGAgacttaaaattacatgattatccttgcactttatttgaaaaaaatctttcaaaaatgcatgtaggataatcatgtaattttaagtcTCAtatgtaacccaacgtgtaagaCTCTGTGTACACGTAATATTATCCTAAACATAATTAGATGATTGATTAACTTAACTTGGAGGCGGGTTACTACATCATACCCTTTCGGAGACCAGAAGCTTTCATGGCCTAGCATCGTTTTACCGTGGCTTCATCCCACATTTAAATTTCGTTATGGCTCCCATCACTGATTACTTATGCTTTGATAAGCTTCAGTGGACCCCCTATAGCTACCTCGGCTTTCATGTATATTAAGCTTCGTTTGACATCGGCTCCCATTTTAGTCCTTCCGGATTTTGCGGTGACATTTGAATTCATTGTGATACTTCTAAAGTTAGGTATTGGTAGGGTGCTTAGCCAAAATGGCCTCCCGGTCGTTTATTTCAGTGAGAAATTGCAAAGCTCGTGTGCTCGTTACAATACTCTTGTTGTCGAATTCTACACGATTGTTCAGGACTCCAGGCCGTGCGAAAATGGCGCGATTACCTCTTCCATCGAAGTTTATTCTTTATATTGATCATGATGCCCCTAAACACTCGGTTTGTGGTTGAGGGTACAAATTGAGAATTTGTATTTCACGGCGGCTTCCTCTTGAAGGGCTTGCAATTGTGCATTCTTGATTGTAGCCTCTGCCTCCAGTTGGTTGGGGCTTCACGGTGAAGGTCACTTGGTTGTCACACAGACTTTTCAGTTGTTGTCTTCCTCGTATTTTTTATTGTCTCTTCGTCGTCATGTAGGACGTTATGTGGCTCGCTTCCATTGAGGGTCTCCTCGCACACAACACAGCTCCATGATGTTGTTTTTGCGATGGTCGGTCGTTTTTTTAAAATGGTCCACTTTATTCCTTGTCAAAATTCTTCTAATGTTGTTCACGTGGCCCAGTTGTACTTTCGCAAGGTTTATCGTATTCAAggtttttgaaattaattatagtCTAGATGATGAAATAAAAGACCAACATCCATTAAATAAGCCATGGAACTTTTGATGTTGTTTTGtaaaattaaactttaataATATCAGGTATCTCGTTAATGGTATCACGTAGTTGTATTTGTTAAGACGTCGACGTCGACTTTAGGTCGCTCTGCTTAAGTACCCCACTTTTGCAAAGATTCGACGCCTCCACTTAATGCTTTATGCCCATGCTTCAGCTTCCTGTCGAACCGGCTCCTATTTAAATCTGTTTTGTTGTTGCCAGATGGAATGATTCATTCAACCTTGGTATCGGCAACCATCACGCCCTTCTCCGTCAAATGAATCTTCAAACCACGACTCCGATCACGGTTGCCTGGTGTTAGTACTTAGTAGGATGAAGTTATACCTAAACAACATTTATAGTTGcagtaaaaattaatatttttaaaataaaaaataatatttttcatcatcgttcaaatattttattttaattaaaccaaaaaaaaaaagaaaaagaaaagaatataaatATCTCGGATTTTTTTTAGGTTCCTTGTATATCATAATCCAGTAGTTTTGCGAAACGTGTCACAAGAGTGACCTTTCCCAGTTTAGGTCGGCATATGTCCCTATAATTTAGGGCCAGTACACTTTGGGCTGTGGCTACTCGTACTTTTGGTTGAGatacattatattatattatattatttatataatataatattttcttgTTATTGGATGTTTATAACGCCAgatttatgtatttattctctgtaaataaatttatttgttgtgaattaaaaaaaaataaactattgaaaattttaagagtaaatttatttaaatttctaaattcaaacataattttTCGTTCAGTTTTTGTtagaaaaaaaatgtttaaattCTTTGATCTTATTTCTGCATTCCCTGAACCCACATGTTTTTTTTCGGATGAAAGTcgatataaaaaattaaaaatagagtattaatacataatatttgagtataaattattttaatttatactaatatatgatttttgagtacttaAATATGTATGCAAGTATTGATATTAATTacatatttgtattttttaattgaacgattgtacaaaacattgaaaatatactaataatatatgatattgaaGTATCAATTGTTTTAGATCCGatattaatatatgattattAAATAATCGAACATGCGTTGCAAGtgcaaatataaataaatttgctCGAATCTTGTAAccaaaattttatcttttgtACCATATTTAAAGCAGTcagtactcaaatatcatatattaatatcatattttaaatattttgtacaGGCTAAGAAATGCAGAAATATTTTTGTTTGGATCAGAAAgttcaaacatttttttttacaaagatTGAATGCaaaattatgttttgatttgggGACTTAAAGCAAACTTTCccaaattttaaagtttaatgTGTGTATTTGTTACAATGATTTAAGgaagtttttaaaataatagaTTTAAGTAAAATTAATACTCTTTTCATTccgattatatattttttcgcaaagattaaaaaaaattattgcgaAAACAAATTCTGTACAAACTTTATATTTTAtctcaatttaattaatttaattcaaaaaatgaTTGTACAGTTTTCAAGATGTggttaataggggtatattaataaaaaaatataaaaaatattattaaatatgataCATGTCTATAGATTTggaacaagaaaaaaaaacggAAACTATATAATAGAAACGACGAGAGTAGATTTTTATTGACTCATCCGACATTCCACTAAGTTGTAAAAGATTTTCATAGACTTTTATACATTTATTTGGacatatttttatgaaaattgataAAGTTGTTCACATATTTCCATGGAATTTGAATATATAAAAATTGTTATGATCGAAAATATGTATAGAGAAGGATGAATACACACATTaaagatatttttataaatttgatatataattgAACAGAGTTACTAGCTCGATTGTCCAATTTTTCTCAATAGAAAATTAGCTGTGAGAACTGAATTGGTCAGTGCGAAAGTTTCTCAAAGTCTAAGTTTGAACTTGTATCTGAGGCAaggataataaattaaaaaacaataataaaacaagggatttttttatgaaagttcAAAATATAAGCTTCTACGTATCTCTTTTTTCTATTTTCAGAAGAATTTTTAATggaataatttgatttatacaacttcttccacaaactcaatccaatcaaTCCCTTCTATTGGAACTCCATGAAACAAAATCTCAAATCAGATACTTTCTGATAGAGTTACAATCAAGAAATAAAAGGTGAACCATGATATTCGAATGCTTGAATTAATATCACTAGTTGATCATTGAATTGATCTCATAAGGCAGTAGAAGGTGATAGCAACTCGAAGATTTGGATCTGGTTCTCTCTTGAGTAAAGATATGAAAGCTTTGATAGCACGAATACTTTGTATGCTTGGATTGATGATTCAAAAATCAGAAAAAGATTGAAACCACGTACTCCTTGAGTATTTATATGAGAGAATGTCAAACGTTCCAAAATATGTTGGGGATCAGGTGTGTGTGTAGGGGGAGGGTTTGAATACAcagtaaaaaatattttggagctataatagctcgttcttgaaatgttcaaaaatgaACCGAGTACCGATAAATTATAACAAATTTGCTTACAAAATCAAGCGAAAAACACTCGAAATAATCCCTTTAAAACTTATTAAACGTTTgagaaatcatttgaaaagatTGCAAGTTGAGatagtaaaaatattttggttgaagaattttatcaaacactttgtatgcaatattttgatattttatcaaacacataaaatgcttcaacaatgcatctcgaaacaacaataagaagtaaatgcgataaagtaaatatgcacgaatttgtttatggatgttcggaaaCTCAATCGCTCCTaa
Proteins encoded:
- the LOC140882982 gene encoding uncharacterized protein; the encoded protein is MNRCSIQRNSFVSSDEMKNATVVCPKPRRLSRIGATVNDPSSMRSRRWHVSYQQEICDVKAGNELLDIILTKGGCAEQSVTQYASSPPFFSGSPPSRVSNPLIQDSRFGDERFAPVSPRAIQASSGLGPSPSSNRKGGFVCANFGSSPTIRVEGFDCLDRDRRNHSISALA